From Tiliqua scincoides isolate rTilSci1 chromosome 2, rTilSci1.hap2, whole genome shotgun sequence, the proteins below share one genomic window:
- the LOC136639527 gene encoding elongation factor 2-like, translating into MVNFTVDQIRAIMDKKSNIRNMSVIAHVDHGKSTLTDSLVCKAGIIASARAGETRFTDTRKDEQERCITIKSTAISLYYELSENDLAFIKQSKDGSGFLINLIDSPGHVDFSSEVTAALRVTDGALVVVDCVSGVCVQTETVLRQAIAERIKPVLMMNKMDRALLELQLDPEELYQTFQRIVENVNVIISTYGEGETGPMGNIMIDPVIGTVGFGSGLHGWAFTLKQFAEMYVAKFAAKGEKAQLSAAERAKKVEDMMKKLWGDKYFDPANGKFSKSATSPDGKKLPRTFCQLILDPIFKVFDAIMNFKKEEASKLIEKLDIKLDAEDREKEGKPLLKAVMRRWLPAGEALLQMITIHLPSPVTAQKYRCELLYEGPPDDEAAMGVKSCDPKGPLMMYISKMVPTSDKGRFYAFGRVFSGIVSTGQKVRIMGPNYTPGKKEDLYLKPIQRTILMMGRYVEPIEDVPCGNIVGLVGVDQFLVKTGTITTFEHAHNMRVMKFSVSPVVRVAVEAKNPADLPKLVEGLKRLAKSDPMVQCIIEESGEHIIAGAGELHLEICLKDLEEDHACIPIKKSDPVVSYRETVCEESNQMCLSKSPNKHNRLYMKARPFPDGLAEDIDKGDVSARQELKQRARYLAEKYEWDVSEARKIWCFGPDGTGPNILVDITKGVQYLNEIKDSVVAGFQWATKEGVLCEENMRGVRFDIHDVTLHADAIHRGGGQIIPTARRVLYASALTAQPRLMEPIYLVEIQCPEQVVGGIYGVLNRKRGHVFEESQVAGTPMFVVKAYLPVNESFGFTADLRSNTGGQAFPQCVFDHWQILPGDPYDASTRPFQVVAETRKRKGLKEGIPPLDNFLDKL; encoded by the exons ATG GTGAATTTCACAGTAGACCAGATCCGAGCGATCATGGACAAAAAGTCCAACATCAGGAACATGTCTGTGATTGCTCATGTTGACCATGGCAAGTCAACACTTACAGACTCATTGGTGTGTAAAGCAGGTATCATAGCTTCAGCCAGAGCAGGTGAAACTCGGTTTACTGATACACGAAAAGATGAACAGGAAAGATGTATCACAATCAAGTCTAC GGCCATTTCTCTCTACTATGAGCTCTCAGAAAATGACTTGGCCTTTATTAAGCAGTCCAAAGATGGCTCCGGCTTCCTCATTAATTTAATCGACTCCCCTGGGCATGTAGACTTCTCCTCTGAAGTCACTGCAGCACTTCGTGTCACTGATGGTGCTCTCGTAGTTGTTGATTGTGTTTCAG GGGTTTGTGTGCAGACTGAGACTGTCCTTCGCCAGGCAATCGCTGAGCGTATCAAGCCAGTGCTGATGATGAACAAGATGGATCGTGCTCTGCTGGAGCTGCAGCTAGACCCAGAGGAGCTTTACCAAACCTTTCAGCGCATTGTGGAAAACGTCAATGTTATAATCTCCACTTATGGAGAGGGTGAAACTGGACCCATGGGTAATATTATG ATTGATCCTGTCATTGGTACTGTTGGCTTTGGCTCTGGCTTACATGGTTGGGCTTTCACTCTGAAACAGTTTGCTGAGATGTATGTAGCTAAATTTGCTGCCAAAGGTGAAAAGGCACAGCTCTCAGCAGCAGAGAGGGCGAAGAAGGTGGAAGACATGATGAAAAAGCTATGGGGAGACAA GTATTTTGATCCAGCAAATGGTAAATTCAGTAAATCAGCAACTAGCCCTGATGGAAAGAAATTGCCCCGAACATTCTGCCAGCTCATCCTGGATCCCATTTTTAAG GTCTTTGATGCCATTATGAACTTTAAGAAGGAAGAAGCATCCAAGCTGATAGAGAAACTGGACATCAAGCTGGATGCTGAAGATCGAGAAAAGGAAGGGAAGCCACTTCTCAAG GCTGTAATGCGTCGCTGGCTGCCTGCTGGAGAAGCCTTACTACAGATGATCACTATCCATCTGCCTTCCCCTGTCACTGCACAGAAGTATCGCTGTGAACTTCTATATGAGGGACCACCAGATGATGAAGCTGCAATGG GTGTTAAGAGCTGTGATCCAAAGGGCCCCCTGATGATGTACATCTCCAAAATGGTCCCCACATCTGACAAAGGTCGTTTCTATGCCTTTGGGCGAGTCTTCTCTGGCATTGTTTCTACAGGCCAGAAAGTTCGAATCATGGGACCAAACTATACTCCAGGAAAGAAGGAAGATCTCTACCTGAAGCCCATTCAAAG AACCATTTTGATGATGGGTCGTTATGTTGAGCCCATTGAGGATGTTCCTTGTGGCAACATTGTTGGTCTAGTTGGTGTTGACCAGTTTTTGGTGAAGACGGGCACCATTACCACCTTTGAACATGCCCACAACATGAGAGTGATGAAATTTAGTGTTAGTCCAGTTGTGCGTGTTGCTGTTGAAGCAAAAAACCCCGCGGACCTACCAAAACTAGTGGAAGGTCTAAAGCGTCTTGCCAAGTCTGACCCTATGGTCCAG TGCATTATTGAGGAATCTGGAGAGCACATCATTGCGGGAGCTGGTGAGCTGCATCTAGAAATCTGCCTCAAAGATTTGGAAGAGGACCATGCCTGTATTCCAATCAAG AAATCGGACCCTGTAGTATCTTATCGAGAGACAGTCTGTGAAGAGTCTAACCAGATGTGCTTGTCCAAATCCCCCAATAAGCACAATCGCCTGTACATGAAAGCCCGACCTTTCCCTGATGGGCTAGCGGAAGATATCGACAAAGGCGATGTCAGTGCCCGCCAAGAGCTGAAGCAACGAGCTCGATACCTGGCAGAGAAGTATGAGTGGGATGTATCTGAAGCCCGGAAGATCTGGTGCTTTGGACCTGATGGGACAGGCCCCAATATTTTGGTTGACATCACCAAAGGTGTCCAGTATCTCAATGAAATCAAAGACAGTGTGGTGGCAGGATTCCAGTGGGCAACCAAAGAG GGTGTTCTGTGCGAGGAGAACATGCGAGGGGTTCGCTTTGACATTCATGATGTTACTCTTCATGCTGATGCCATCCATCGAGGTGGTGGGCAAATCATCCCAACTGCAAGGAGGGTCCTGTATGCCTCCGCCCTCACAGCCCAGCCCCGACTGATGGAGCCCATTTATCTTGTAGAGATCCAG TGCCCAGAACAAGTGGTTGGAGGCATCTATGGGGTGCTGAACCGGAAGCGTGGCCATGTTTTTGAAGAGTCGCAAGTAGCTGGGACCCCTATGTTTGTGGTCAAAGCATATCTTCCTGTCAACGAGTCTTTTG GTTTCACTGCTGACTTGCGATCCAACACTGGTGGCCAGGCTTTCCCACAGTGTGTCTTTGATCACTGGCAGATTTTGCCTGGAGACCCTTATGATGCCAGTACACGCCCCTTCCAAGTTGTGGCGGAAACACGTAAACGTAAAGGTTTGAAGGAAGGTATTCCACCTCTGGACAACTTCCTAGACAAACTGTAA